In Bacillus sp. DX3.1, the following proteins share a genomic window:
- a CDS encoding CxxH/CxxC protein, which produces MKLPCCLEHVELALDIIVDECEVAPVINNVDNCENEQKICEFCQNKATYVVSNTDSHTICG; this is translated from the coding sequence TTGAAGTTACCTTGTTGTTTAGAACATGTAGAATTAGCACTAGATATCATTGTGGATGAGTGTGAAGTGGCACCAGTTATCAACAATGTGGATAACTGTGAAAACGAGCAAAAAATATGTGAATTTTGTCAAAATAAGGCGACATATGTTGTATCGAACACAGATTCCCACACAATATGTGGGTAA
- a CDS encoding MBL fold metallo-hydrolase, producing the protein MSLHFSVLASGSTGNALYVGTEREKLLVDAGLSGKATEALFQQAELDICDISGILVTHEHSDHIKGLGVLARKYHLPVYANEKTWNAMEHSIGNIPTDQKFIFSIGDVKTFGDIEVESFGVSHDAAEPMFYTFHHNGRKLAHITDTGYVSDRMKGIIKGANAFVFESNHDVEMLRMGRYPWSTKRRILSDVGHVSNEDAALAMTDVITDETKHIYLAHLSSDNNMKELARMSVAQVLEEKGFAAGDAFKIHNTDPKAPTKIQYV; encoded by the coding sequence ATGAGTTTGCATTTTAGTGTACTTGCAAGTGGCAGTACGGGAAATGCGCTATATGTGGGGACAGAACGAGAAAAGTTGCTCGTTGATGCAGGCTTAAGCGGAAAAGCGACAGAAGCTTTATTTCAGCAAGCTGAATTAGATATTTGTGATATCTCAGGTATTCTCGTGACACATGAGCATAGCGATCATATTAAAGGCCTTGGCGTTTTAGCACGTAAATATCATTTGCCTGTGTATGCCAATGAAAAAACGTGGAATGCTATGGAACATTCAATAGGCAATATTCCAACAGATCAAAAGTTTATTTTCTCAATTGGAGACGTAAAAACATTTGGCGATATTGAAGTGGAATCATTTGGCGTTTCTCATGATGCCGCAGAACCGATGTTTTATACGTTTCATCATAATGGTAGAAAGTTAGCTCATATTACAGACACAGGCTATGTAAGTGACCGTATGAAGGGAATCATTAAAGGTGCGAATGCTTTTGTTTTTGAAAGTAATCATGACGTGGAGATGCTCCGTATGGGACGCTATCCATGGAGCACCAAACGACGTATTTTAAGTGATGTAGGTCATGTTTCGAATGAAGATGCTGCACTTGCGATGACCGATGTCATTACAGATGAGACGAAACATATTTATTTAGCGCACTTAAGTTCAGATAACAATATGAAAGAACTAGCACGTATGTCTGTCGCACAGGTGTTAGAAGAAAAAGGATTTGCCGCAGGAGACGCATTTAAAATACATAATACGGATCCAAAAGCACCAACGAAAATTCAATACGTATAA
- the yycH gene encoding two-component system activity regulator YycH has translation MNMENFKTIVLINLVVISLFLTFNLWTYVPESNPLQSTKFFGQGNTTETKQDVSNVIVPSSMIIHKDNKENKHFASEKKELINLLYTILERGEFHDFKDISGSIPKSEFLSYVHGDGKMEIIFPTEIPFDTIRGVLTIKDKKLEKYTFDRIVVDPSRSRDQNIDVNFVSYSNRKIYKMTLTGVALRDVINAQNQFSELARPYFAYDINDMKKIFLPDGQIEMQAKFYMTTDIEVDSFKNALFRDPRYVKRIPGETEDTYTDGIRLMQVNKHNPVLEYTNSSVADGGHMYGSLLVDRSFEFINGHSGLTDDYHFDYMDSTGETQFRLYVGDFPVFNKEGLSTLTQVWGAEDLISYKRPLFKLLTNKGDDKPTSLPSGWVVIQSLEKNPAINKELIQDIRFGYKLLPVTGINGNVAAVNLKPIWYVVYGENHLVYEWNEEKEGELIGLEQD, from the coding sequence ATGAATATGGAAAACTTTAAAACCATTGTTCTAATTAATTTAGTTGTCATTAGTTTATTTCTTACTTTTAATTTATGGACATATGTACCTGAATCTAATCCATTGCAAAGTACAAAGTTTTTTGGACAAGGGAATACAACGGAAACAAAACAAGACGTTTCTAATGTCATTGTGCCGTCTTCTATGATTATTCATAAGGATAATAAGGAAAACAAGCATTTTGCAAGTGAAAAGAAGGAACTTATTAACTTACTATATACAATACTTGAGAGAGGGGAGTTTCACGATTTTAAGGATATTTCAGGTTCAATTCCTAAGAGTGAGTTCCTCTCTTATGTGCACGGTGATGGTAAGATGGAAATTATTTTCCCGACAGAAATTCCATTTGATACAATCAGAGGCGTATTAACAATTAAGGATAAAAAGTTAGAAAAGTATACATTTGATCGTATTGTTGTGGATCCTTCTAGAAGCCGTGATCAAAATATTGATGTGAATTTTGTTTCATATAGTAATCGGAAAATATATAAAATGACATTGACCGGTGTTGCCCTTAGAGATGTGATAAATGCACAAAATCAATTTTCGGAACTAGCAAGACCGTATTTTGCATACGACATAAATGATATGAAAAAAATATTTTTACCAGATGGTCAAATAGAAATGCAAGCTAAGTTTTATATGACCACTGACATTGAGGTAGATTCATTTAAAAATGCATTGTTTAGAGACCCTCGTTATGTGAAGAGAATCCCTGGTGAAACAGAGGACACATATACGGATGGTATTCGCCTTATGCAAGTAAATAAACATAACCCAGTGTTAGAATACACAAATTCATCTGTAGCAGATGGTGGGCATATGTACGGATCTCTTCTCGTGGACCGTAGTTTTGAATTTATTAATGGTCATAGTGGTTTAACGGATGATTACCATTTTGATTACATGGATTCGACAGGTGAAACGCAATTTCGTTTATATGTGGGTGACTTCCCAGTGTTTAACAAAGAAGGGTTATCTACATTAACACAAGTGTGGGGTGCGGAGGATTTAATTAGTTATAAACGTCCGTTATTTAAGTTGCTTACTAATAAAGGGGACGATAAACCTACGTCTCTTCCAAGTGGATGGGTTGTTATTCAATCATTAGAAAAGAACCCAGCAATTAATAAAGAGTTAATTCAAGATATTAGATTCGGCTATAAACTTTTACCGGTTACTGGAATAAACGGAAATGTAGCAGCGGTTAATTTAAAACCGATTTGGTATGTGGTTTATGGCGAGAATCATTTGGTATATGAGTGGAATGAGGAGAAGGAGGGAGAGTTAATTGGACTGGAACAGGATTAA
- a CDS encoding two-component system regulatory protein YycI: MDWNRIKTIFIVTFFVLDLFLVFQFIQKQDSNQLELMTETDVSDQLKADKITIGNLPKEPKKDSFITARNKTFTEEDIHSLKNQTPILQDSNKIVSKLKEPLLSAKVLSKDNYSEFLKNYVLDGQKYEFGKADGMKIYFFQKYKDKPIFYNDHGMIVAELNEKNEFVSYTQTMLTELKEMGDDGKPKEQEIITAQNALETLYGKNQLKQNTNFKVAQIGYSTVVAPSSSNVQVLAPTWNLRTDRKVDYFVNAIEGQVIKLDKEKENEQIME, encoded by the coding sequence TTGGACTGGAACAGGATTAAAACAATTTTTATTGTTACCTTTTTTGTTTTAGATCTCTTTCTCGTTTTTCAATTCATTCAAAAACAAGATAGTAATCAATTAGAACTGATGACGGAAACAGATGTTAGTGATCAATTGAAAGCGGATAAAATTACAATTGGTAACTTACCAAAAGAGCCAAAGAAAGATTCGTTTATCACGGCGAGAAATAAGACATTTACAGAAGAGGATATTCATTCTTTAAAAAATCAAACACCTATTTTACAGGACTCAAACAAAATTGTAAGTAAGTTAAAAGAACCATTGTTAAGTGCAAAAGTACTTTCAAAAGATAACTATAGTGAGTTTTTAAAAAATTATGTGTTAGATGGTCAGAAATATGAATTTGGTAAAGCTGATGGAATGAAAATCTATTTCTTTCAAAAGTATAAAGATAAACCGATCTTTTACAATGATCATGGGATGATTGTTGCAGAGTTAAATGAAAAAAATGAGTTTGTTTCATATACACAAACGATGTTAACTGAATTGAAAGAGATGGGTGACGATGGAAAGCCAAAAGAGCAAGAGATTATCACAGCTCAAAATGCTTTAGAAACTTTATACGGGAAAAACCAATTGAAACAAAACACGAATTTTAAAGTGGCACAGATTGGATATTCAACTGTTGTCGCGCCTTCCTCTTCCAATGTACAAGTGCTTGCTCCAACATGGAATTTAAGAACGGATCGAAAAGTAGACTATTTCGTAAATGCTATTGAAGGACAAGTTATTAAGCTGGATAAAGAGAAGGAAAACGAACAAATAATGGAGTGA
- a CDS encoding S1C family serine protease — protein sequence MSFIDEEEFRMKRKGKQKHRGIFISSIVGTIVGATLFAFGAPIFSKPGSKTVQQVEASEGKTYVAQSQTSRSGFVDAVDRASEAVVGVINIQRDSFSEADAEAGTGSGVIYKKENGRAYIVTNHHVVAGANRIEVSLSDGKKIPGKILGSDVVTDLAVLEVDAKHVKKVIEIGDSTKVRRGEAVIAIGNPLGLQFSGTVTQGIISANERIVPVDLDQDGHYDWQVEVLQTDAAINPGNSGGALVNEAGQLIGINSMKIAAKEVEGIGLAIPVTRAVPVISELEKRGKVSRPYVGIELRSLNEIPNYYWDKTLHLPSNVTDGVCILDVKSPSPGADAALREHDVIVAIDGKTVHDIIGFRTVLYNKKINDKMTITFYRGTKRATTTVKLGSQQY from the coding sequence ATGTCCTTTATTGATGAAGAAGAATTCCGTATGAAACGAAAAGGTAAACAGAAGCATAGAGGTATTTTCATTTCTAGTATAGTAGGAACAATTGTTGGGGCTACATTGTTTGCATTTGGGGCTCCAATATTTTCTAAGCCTGGTTCAAAAACAGTGCAACAAGTGGAAGCAAGTGAAGGGAAAACATATGTAGCGCAGTCACAGACAAGTCGTTCAGGATTTGTTGACGCTGTTGATCGTGCATCTGAAGCGGTTGTAGGTGTAATTAACATACAGCGCGATAGTTTTTCAGAAGCAGATGCAGAAGCAGGAACGGGATCAGGTGTGATTTACAAGAAAGAAAATGGCCGTGCTTATATCGTCACAAACCATCATGTTGTCGCAGGAGCGAACCGTATTGAAGTGAGCTTAAGTGATGGTAAAAAAATTCCTGGTAAAATCTTAGGCAGCGATGTTGTTACAGATTTAGCTGTCTTAGAAGTAGATGCCAAGCATGTAAAGAAAGTAATTGAAATCGGTGATTCTACAAAGGTTCGCCGTGGTGAGGCTGTCATTGCAATTGGAAATCCACTTGGGTTACAATTTTCAGGTACCGTTACACAAGGGATTATTTCGGCGAATGAACGAATTGTTCCTGTAGATTTAGATCAAGATGGACATTATGATTGGCAAGTAGAAGTGCTTCAAACAGATGCTGCTATTAATCCAGGTAATAGCGGTGGAGCTCTTGTAAATGAAGCAGGGCAATTGATTGGAATTAATTCAATGAAAATTGCTGCAAAAGAAGTGGAAGGAATTGGACTTGCGATTCCTGTTACCAGAGCAGTTCCAGTTATAAGTGAACTCGAAAAGCGTGGGAAAGTAAGCCGCCCATATGTTGGAATTGAACTAAGATCTTTAAATGAAATTCCGAACTATTACTGGGATAAAACATTGCATTTACCAAGCAATGTAACGGACGGTGTGTGCATTTTAGATGTGAAGAGTCCATCACCGGGGGCAGATGCAGCTTTACGAGAACATGATGTAATTGTAGCTATAGATGGAAAAACAGTGCATGATATTATTGGATTCCGAACTGTTTTATATAATAAAAAAATCAATGATAAAATGACGATTACATTTTATCGCGGTACAAAAAGAGCAACAACAACAGTGAAGTTAGGCAGTCAACAGTATTAA
- the walR gene encoding cell wall metabolism DNA-binding response regulator WalR, producing MMGKKILVVDDEKPIADILKFNLEKEGFEIVMAHDGDEAIEKANEEQPDMVLLDIMLPGKDGLEVCREIRKNHEMPIIMLTAKDSEIDKVLGLELGADDYVTKPFSTRELLARVKANLRRHQQGSSAEKEENTEMVIGPIVINSNAYSVTKREESIELTHREFELLHYLAKHLGQVMTREHLLQTVWGYDYFGDVRTVDVTVRRLREKIEDNPSHPTLIVTRRGVGYYLRDPEQE from the coding sequence ATGATGGGAAAAAAAATCTTAGTCGTTGATGATGAGAAGCCGATTGCAGATATTTTAAAATTTAACTTAGAAAAAGAAGGTTTTGAAATTGTAATGGCACATGATGGTGATGAAGCCATTGAAAAGGCAAATGAAGAGCAACCAGATATGGTTTTATTAGATATTATGTTACCAGGGAAAGATGGTTTAGAGGTTTGTCGTGAAATACGAAAAAATCATGAAATGCCAATCATTATGCTAACTGCAAAGGATTCCGAAATCGATAAAGTATTAGGTTTAGAACTTGGTGCAGATGATTATGTAACAAAACCATTCAGTACGCGTGAATTACTCGCACGTGTAAAAGCAAACTTGCGTCGCCATCAACAAGGTAGTTCAGCAGAAAAAGAAGAAAACACGGAAATGGTCATTGGACCAATTGTTATTAATTCAAATGCGTACAGTGTAACAAAAAGGGAAGAAAGTATTGAGCTAACGCATCGTGAATTTGAATTGCTTCATTATTTAGCAAAGCACCTAGGACAAGTTATGACGCGTGAACACTTATTACAAACAGTTTGGGGCTACGATTATTTTGGAGATGTACGTACAGTAGACGTAACAGTAAGACGTTTACGTGAGAAAATTGAAGATAACCCAAGTCACCCAACTTTAATTGTAACAAGACGTGGAGTAGGCTATTACTTGCGTGATCCAGAGCAGGAATAA
- the walK gene encoding cell wall metabolism sensor histidine kinase WalK gives MKKVGFFQSIHLKFVLIYMLLILIAMQVIGVYFVRELEKSLVMSFKDSLTQQTNLLSYNLKQEFTKEREKTDPPLEQVIKTTIEEFSSNRNTAIQEVRVIDPNRRLLATSDQSRQDMVGKTVTDISVQRAIVQKKTNSKDEKDGKTGRRVQVMATPIEGKNGKIIGVIHIIASMEDVYKQMKDINQIFATGTVIALLVTAVLGILLAQTITRPISDMRRQAIEMAKGNYSRKVKVHSHDEIGQLALSFNNLSKKLQQARSSTESERRKLSSVLSHMTDGVIATDRKGDIILLNDPSEKMLNVSRETALDQSILEVLGIQEEFTLDHLYEEPDSVLLDFSTRDEPYILRASFSVIQKDTGKANGLIAVLYDVTEQERIDRERREFVANVSHELRTPLTTMRSYLEALSEGAWQDPNIAPQFLAVTQDETERMIRLVNALLQLSKLDSTEYRLMKEWVDFTDFFNNIIDRFEMSKEQNVIFKRSFSKKSRFIDMDTDKITQVLYNIISNALKYSPEGGTVTYRLRDREDMLEISVSDQGMGIPKENVDKIFERFYRVDKARSRQMGGTGLGLAIAKEMIQAHGGSIWAKSEEGKGTTIYFILPMAKEEEDEWE, from the coding sequence ATGAAGAAAGTTGGTTTTTTTCAGTCCATTCATTTAAAGTTTGTGCTCATTTATATGCTATTAATTTTAATAGCCATGCAGGTTATTGGTGTATATTTTGTTCGAGAGTTAGAAAAAAGTCTTGTAATGAGCTTTAAAGATTCGCTAACGCAGCAAACGAATTTACTCTCTTACAATTTGAAACAAGAGTTTACAAAAGAGCGTGAGAAAACAGATCCGCCGTTAGAACAGGTTATTAAAACGACTATAGAGGAATTTTCTTCGAATCGAAATACAGCTATTCAAGAAGTGCGTGTCATTGATCCGAACCGACGCTTATTAGCAACATCTGATCAATCTAGGCAAGATATGGTAGGTAAGACGGTAACTGATATATCGGTGCAGCGGGCAATCGTACAAAAAAAGACAAATAGTAAGGATGAGAAGGATGGCAAGACGGGTCGGCGTGTCCAGGTCATGGCAACTCCAATTGAAGGGAAAAACGGAAAAATAATTGGTGTTATCCATATCATTGCTTCTATGGAAGATGTTTATAAGCAGATGAAAGATATTAATCAAATCTTTGCGACTGGGACAGTGATTGCTTTATTAGTGACTGCAGTCCTAGGAATTTTATTAGCTCAGACAATTACAAGACCGATTTCGGATATGCGAAGACAAGCGATTGAAATGGCGAAAGGAAATTACTCGCGTAAAGTAAAAGTGCATAGTCATGATGAAATTGGTCAGTTAGCCTTATCATTTAATAATTTATCGAAAAAATTACAACAAGCACGTTCTTCTACAGAAAGTGAAAGACGTAAGCTGTCATCTGTTTTATCTCATATGACAGATGGTGTAATTGCTACAGATCGAAAAGGGGATATTATTTTATTAAATGATCCTTCTGAAAAAATGTTAAACGTTTCACGTGAAACGGCTCTAGATCAGTCAATTTTAGAAGTGTTAGGTATTCAAGAAGAATTTACGTTAGATCATTTATATGAAGAACCAGACTCTGTGTTATTAGATTTTAGTACGCGAGATGAGCCATATATTTTACGGGCTAGTTTTTCTGTTATTCAAAAAGACACTGGTAAAGCAAACGGTTTAATTGCTGTGTTGTATGATGTGACAGAACAAGAGCGTATTGATCGAGAACGTCGTGAATTTGTCGCGAATGTTTCGCATGAACTTCGTACACCGCTAACAACGATGCGCAGTTATTTAGAAGCATTAAGCGAAGGTGCATGGCAAGATCCGAATATTGCACCGCAATTTTTAGCGGTAACACAAGATGAAACAGAAAGAATGATTCGACTTGTAAATGCTTTATTACAATTATCTAAATTAGATAGTACAGAATATCGTTTAATGAAAGAATGGGTTGATTTCACAGATTTCTTTAATAACATAATTGATCGTTTCGAAATGTCAAAAGAACAAAATGTCATCTTTAAACGTTCATTCTCTAAAAAATCTCGTTTCATCGACATGGATACTGATAAAATTACCCAAGTTTTATATAACATTATTTCGAATGCCTTAAAGTACTCTCCAGAAGGTGGAACGGTAACATATCGTTTGCGCGATCGAGAGGATATGCTAGAAATTAGTGTAAGTGACCAGGGAATGGGGATTCCGAAAGAAAATGTAGATAAGATTTTTGAGCGTTTTTATCGTGTAGATAAGGCGCGTTCCAGACAGATGGGTGGAACGGGTCTAGGTTTAGCCATCGCTAAGGAAATGATTCAAGCACATGGTGGATCTATTTGGGCGAAAAGTGAGGAAGGAAAAGGGACAACTATTTATTTCATCCTTCCAATGGCGAAGGAAGAAGAGGACGAATGGGAATGA